The sequence GTGTGCGATCGGATGAGGGAACAGAGGCGGAGAGCGAGCCGGGCCCGACCAGGGGTCCGGACATGGACCAGGTCTTCAAGGCGCTGGCCGACGGGACGCGCAGGCGGCTGCTCGACAGGCTGCACGAGCACAGTGGGCAGACGCTGGGCGAGCTCTGCGAGCACATCGACATGACCCGCCAGTCGGTGACCCAGCACCTGTCCGTACTGGAGGCGGCCAACCTGGTCAGCACGGTGCGGCGAGGACGGGAAAAACTGCACTACCTCAATCCCGTACCGCTCCACGAGATCCAGGAGCGGTGGATCGACAAGTTCGAGCGTCCGCGCCTTCGTGCGCTGAGCGCACTCAAGCGACGAGCCGAGGAAGACATGACCGACAAGCCGACATTCGTGTACGTCACCTACATCGCCAGCACGCCGGAGAAGGTCTGGGACGCGCTCACCGACGCCGACCTGACCGCCGCGTACTGGGGCCACAGCAACGTCTCCGAGGACTGGCGTCCGGGCTCGCGGTGGGAGCATCGACGCATCGACGGCTCCGGCGTCGCCGACGTGGTCGGCTCCGTCGTGGAGAGCGAGCGGCCCACCCGACTGGTGGCCACCTGGGCCTCGCCCGAGGAGGAGGGGCAGCGGGACAAGCACTCCAGGGTCACCTATGACATCCGGCCGCACGGTGACATCGTCCGGCTGACCGTCACCCATGAGGACCTGGCCGACGAGAGTGCGGTCAAGGAGGTCTCCATCGGCTGGCCGGCCGTCCTGGCCAACCTGAAGTCGCTCCTGGAGACCGGCAGCCCGCTGCCGCAGGAGCCGTGGCTCGTTCCCTGACACCCGCTGCGGGAGCATATGCCGGCCGGCCCGCGGTGGTGGGCGCGCGGACCGGCCGACGAACCTGATGTGCCTTCCGTCCTCACGTGTGCGGGAGCCCCGCTACGTCTGCTGTGTGCTCTTCGACGAGGTGGCCGCGCAGAGGAACCCCATCACCACCGCCAGGACGCCGATGACGATGTTGTTGAGCACGACACCCGCGTCGGGGCTACTGCCCACGATCCACGGAGAGACGATCATCCACGCGCCCATGGCGCACATGGCCCAGCTCAGGCCGTACATCCGTGCCGGGTTCGTGGTGAATCCGAGGGCCAGTGCACCGATGGCGATACCCATGATGAGGTTGTGCGTCACCATGGCGGGCTGGCTCGTCGTGTAGTGGAGGATCCACGGCGAAGCGGCGCAGTACAGACCGAGCAGGAAAACCGGTCCGTCCACGAGCGCCACATCGCGACCACCGAGCATGCGGGCATAGCGGTCCCGCATCTCGGGCACATCGGGGTGCCGGGTGATGTCACCTCTGGTGTTCGAGACGTTGGCCATGGCTCGACTCCTTTGTCTCTGCAGGTGTCACTGCAGGTCTGACCGCGACTGTGCGGTATGCGGTAGACGCCGCTTAGATACATTCTGCCCTTATTTATCCCTTATGTGTAGAGGTGTGGGCGACCTGTCGGAGACCCGGCCAATCCGTGCCTGCCGCAGCTTCGGAATACCCACGACGACTCCGAGTGGAGACGGCTGGGAGGAAGCACGATGGCATCAGCGTCACACGACGCCACGGCGGAGGA is a genomic window of Streptomyces sp. NBC_00414 containing:
- a CDS encoding ArsR/SmtB family transcription factor translates to MDQVFKALADGTRRRLLDRLHEHSGQTLGELCEHIDMTRQSVTQHLSVLEAANLVSTVRRGREKLHYLNPVPLHEIQERWIDKFERPRLRALSALKRRAEEDMTDKPTFVYVTYIASTPEKVWDALTDADLTAAYWGHSNVSEDWRPGSRWEHRRIDGSGVADVVGSVVESERPTRLVATWASPEEEGQRDKHSRVTYDIRPHGDIVRLTVTHEDLADESAVKEVSIGWPAVLANLKSLLETGSPLPQEPWLVP
- a CDS encoding SPW repeat protein, which codes for MANVSNTRGDITRHPDVPEMRDRYARMLGGRDVALVDGPVFLLGLYCAASPWILHYTTSQPAMVTHNLIMGIAIGALALGFTTNPARMYGLSWAMCAMGAWMIVSPWIVGSSPDAGVVLNNIVIGVLAVVMGFLCAATSSKSTQQT